One window from the genome of Thalassospira xiamenensis M-5 = DSM 17429 encodes:
- the dcd gene encoding dCTP deaminase, whose amino-acid sequence MSVRPDHWIRQMAQEKGMIEPFVDGFKRDGVISYGVSSYGYDARVADEFKIFTNVDSAIVDPKEFSDAGFVNRQTDVCVIPPNSFALARTVEYFRIPRDTLVICLGKSTYARCGIIVNVTPLEPEWEGHVTLEFSNTTPLPARIYANEGACQFIFLKADSECDTSYADRAGKYMGQKGVTLPRL is encoded by the coding sequence ATGTCGGTAAGACCGGATCACTGGATACGCCAGATGGCGCAGGAAAAAGGCATGATCGAACCGTTTGTCGACGGTTTCAAACGCGATGGTGTCATTTCCTACGGGGTCAGTTCCTATGGCTATGATGCCCGGGTTGCCGACGAATTCAAGATTTTTACCAATGTCGACTCGGCCATTGTCGATCCCAAGGAATTTTCCGACGCAGGGTTCGTCAATCGCCAGACTGATGTCTGCGTGATCCCGCCCAACAGTTTCGCCCTGGCGCGCACGGTCGAATATTTCCGTATCCCGCGCGACACGCTGGTGATCTGCCTTGGCAAGTCGACCTATGCGCGGTGCGGCATCATCGTCAATGTCACGCCGCTGGAACCGGAATGGGAAGGGCACGTCACCCTTGAATTTTCCAATACCACGCCGCTTCCGGCCCGCATTTACGCCAATGAAGGGGCCTGCCAGTTCATTTTCCTGAAAGCCGACAGCGAATGCGATACCTCCTATGCGGATCGCGCAGGAAAATATATGGGCCAAAAAGGTGTCACGCTGCCACGCCTGTGA
- a CDS encoding IS1182 family transposase (programmed frameshift): MLKKPSPHQTELEMVTLDSLVPSDHLLRKIDAVIDFSFIHARVADLYCANNGRPALDPVMMFKALFIGYLFGVRSERQLVREIEVNVAYRWFLQLKLTDKVFDASTLSQNRRRRYHDASVAQDIFDEIVEQAIRHGLVDGKVLYTDSTHLKADANKNKWDREVVAKSRAAYWDDLDLAIEEDRAAHAKKPLKAKERQPVEKETKISRTDPDSGYMVRDGKPKGFFYLDHRTVDGKLGIITDSYATPANLHDSIPYLDRLDRQRQRFDLDVIAVGLDAGYATAAIAKGLEDRDILGVTGYRRPNLREGYIPKRKYVYDPERDAYRCPEGQLLSYATTDRNGYRHYHSDPEKCRTCPVLASCTANAHHRKTVTRHVWQDARDRADAYRLTEWGKRVYKRRKETVERSFADAKQLHGHRYARFRGLINVKCQCLLAAAAQNIKKIALALGPKGPIAEG; this comes from the exons ATGCTTAAGAAACCCAGCCCACATCAAACCGAACTTGAGATGGTGACACTCGACAGTTTGGTCCCCAGCGATCATTTGCTTCGTAAGATCGATGCCGTGATCGATTTCAGTTTTATCCATGCGCGCGTGGCCGATTTGTACTGCGCGAACAATGGCCGTCCCGCCCTTGATCCGGTGATGATGTTTAAGGCGCTGTTCATTGGCTATCTGTTTGGCGTGCGCTCGGAGCGCCAGCTTGTGCGCGAGATTGAGGTCAATGTCGCCTATCGCTGGTTTTTGCAACTCAAGCTGACCGACAAGGTCTTTGATGCCTCGACCCTGTCGCAGAACCGGCGGCGTCGATATCATGATGCCAGTGTTGCGCAGGATATTTTTGACGAGATCGTCGAGCAGGCGATCAGGCACGGGCTGGTGGATGGTAAGGTTCTCTATACCGACAGCACGCATTTGAAGGCCGATGCCAACAAGAACAAATGGGACCGCGAAGTGGTTGCCAAATCGCGCGCGGCCTATTGGGATGATCTGGATCTGGCGATTGAGGAAGACCGGGCGGCTCATGCGAAAAAGCCGCTCAAAGCCAAGGAACGCCAGCCGGTTGAGAAAGAAACCAAGATCAGCCGAACCGATCCCGACAGCGGATATATGGTGCGCGACGGCAAGCCCAAGGGCTTTTTCTATCTCGATCACCGCACGGTCGATGGCAAGCTTGGGATCATTACCGACAGTTACGCCACCCCGGCCAATCTGCATGACAGCATTCCCTATCTCGACCGTCTTGACCGACAAAGG CAGCGTTTTGACCTTGATGTTATCGCCGTCGGACTGGATGCGGGCTATGCGACCGCCGCGATTGCCAAAGGCCTTGAAGATCGTGACATCCTTGGCGTGACGGGCTATCGCCGCCCGAACCTTCGGGAAGGCTACATCCCCAAACGCAAATACGTTTATGACCCTGAACGTGATGCTTATCGCTGCCCCGAAGGTCAGCTTCTGTCTTATGCGACAACCGACCGAAATGGATACCGCCATTATCACAGCGACCCGGAAAAATGCCGCACCTGTCCTGTGCTGGCTTCCTGTACCGCCAATGCCCACCACCGAAAAACTGTCACGCGCCATGTCTGGCAAGACGCCAGAGACCGGGCTGACGCCTATCGTCTGACAGAGTGGGGCAAGCGGGTTTACAAGCGCCGAAAAGAGACGGTCGAACGCTCTTTTGCAGATGCCAAACAGCTTCACGGTCATCGATATGCAAGGTTCCGGGGACTGATCAATGTCAAATGCCAATGTCTGCTGGCCGCCGCCGCCCAAAACATCAAGAAAATAGCCCTGGCTTTGGGCCCCAAGGGGCCAATCGCTGAGGGATAA
- a CDS encoding putative metalloprotease CJM1_0395 family protein — protein MITTGQTITNPASGGLGIVLNVREVAQTADGRVLAEYEALEVKLGNKSGLSNGAYGFGDASAAGVRTRIVDPRTLTEAQAVASGVSRGEYREAREASEDNAESNNAGPKNPANMSDAEKAAVAKLQARDSAVKQEEKAHAAAAGMYASAPQYEYQIGPDGKAYAVGGHVDIGVSLVGSKENRERALATIQNAALAPNAPSGADMAAFRDASLQRAALGSDASEVMSNDQQPKNDANDIFSIYA, from the coding sequence ATGATTACGACCGGTCAAACCATAACGAACCCCGCTAGCGGTGGATTGGGCATTGTCCTGAATGTCAGGGAAGTTGCACAAACCGCTGATGGCAGGGTTTTGGCCGAATACGAAGCGCTCGAAGTTAAACTTGGCAATAAATCCGGACTGTCAAATGGTGCTTATGGTTTTGGCGATGCCTCAGCAGCCGGGGTTCGAACGCGTATCGTAGACCCAAGGACACTTACCGAAGCACAAGCCGTTGCCAGTGGCGTCAGTCGCGGCGAGTATCGCGAAGCCCGCGAGGCCAGCGAAGACAATGCCGAAAGCAATAATGCCGGCCCTAAAAACCCGGCGAATATGAGTGATGCGGAGAAGGCCGCAGTTGCGAAGCTGCAAGCTAGAGATTCGGCTGTAAAACAGGAAGAAAAGGCCCACGCAGCGGCGGCTGGCATGTATGCTTCTGCCCCGCAATATGAATATCAGATAGGGCCGGATGGAAAGGCATACGCCGTTGGCGGACATGTCGATATCGGTGTTAGCCTTGTCGGGAGCAAGGAAAACAGAGAACGCGCCCTGGCAACCATTCAGAATGCAGCGCTTGCACCGAACGCACCATCGGGCGCCGATATGGCAGCCTTCCGAGACGCAAGTTTGCAACGCGCAGCACTTGGCAGTGATGCATCAGAAGTGATGTCGAACGATCAGCAACCGAAAAACGACGCGAACGACATTTTTTCGATTTACGCATGA
- a CDS encoding MDR family oxidoreductase encodes MADTFRGLVLRQQEKSVQADFQNLTLDDLPDGDVLVRVRWSTLNYKDGMILNGLGRLVRQYPHVPGVDFAGEVISSDDPRYAPGDQVILTGWRVGEAHWGGYAQYARVKADWLVPMPDGLDGAHAMAIGTAGFTSMLAVMALEEQGVSPDQDGEVLVTGAAGGVGSVAVGLLSNLGYRVAASTGRADTHDYLRSLGAHSILDRSELSEASKPLLSERWLGAVDSVGSTTLAHVLSEMKYHGVVAACGLAGGPDLPATVLPFLLRGVRLIGIDSVMCPYEKRVTAWKRLTQELPMDQLDAVTTKVGLRDILPWSEKILKGQVRGRLLIDVQDC; translated from the coding sequence ATGGCAGATACATTTCGTGGCTTGGTTCTGCGCCAGCAGGAAAAATCAGTTCAGGCCGATTTTCAAAATCTGACACTTGATGATCTGCCAGACGGAGATGTGCTGGTTCGGGTACGATGGTCGACCCTGAATTACAAGGACGGCATGATCCTGAACGGGCTTGGCCGTCTTGTCCGGCAATACCCGCATGTGCCCGGTGTCGATTTTGCCGGCGAAGTGATTTCATCGGATGATCCGCGTTATGCGCCCGGCGATCAGGTCATCCTGACCGGATGGCGGGTTGGGGAAGCCCATTGGGGCGGATATGCCCAGTATGCCCGCGTCAAAGCCGATTGGCTGGTGCCAATGCCAGATGGGCTTGATGGTGCGCACGCCATGGCCATCGGTACCGCGGGCTTTACATCCATGCTTGCCGTGATGGCCCTTGAAGAGCAGGGCGTATCACCCGATCAGGATGGCGAAGTCCTTGTTACCGGGGCGGCGGGCGGTGTTGGGTCGGTCGCGGTAGGTCTTCTTTCCAATCTTGGTTATCGTGTTGCCGCCTCGACCGGGCGTGCTGACACGCATGACTATCTTCGAAGCCTTGGTGCGCATTCAATTCTGGATCGATCAGAGTTAAGCGAGGCAAGCAAGCCCTTGCTGAGCGAGCGTTGGCTGGGGGCTGTTGACAGTGTCGGCAGCACGACATTGGCGCATGTCTTATCGGAAATGAAGTATCATGGCGTGGTTGCTGCTTGCGGGTTGGCTGGCGGGCCGGATTTACCTGCAACGGTTCTTCCGTTTTTGCTGCGCGGGGTCCGGTTGATCGGAATTGATTCCGTGATGTGCCCCTATGAAAAGCGCGTCACAGCCTGGAAACGTCTGACACAGGAATTGCCAATGGATCAACTGGATGCTGTGACAACAAAGGTTGGACTTCGTGATATCCTGCCGTGGAGTGAAAAAATCCTCAAAGGGCAGGTTCGGGGGCGTTTGCTGATTGATGTGCAGGATTGCTAG
- a CDS encoding NAD-dependent epimerase, translating into MSDFVIPANETVLVTGAAGFIGSHLCQKLLDQGSTVIGLDNVNDYYDVTLKEARLARLEGRDGFKFVRMNLEDRDGIADLFATEKPTYVVNLAAQAGVRYSLENPHAYIDANLVGFTNILEGCRHNGVKHLVYASSSSVYGMNTEMPFSVHHNVDHPISLYAASKKANELMAHTYSHLYRLPTTGLRFFTVYGPWGRPDMALFLFTKAILEGRPIDVFNEGKMRRDFTYIDDIVEGVHRCISTVAAPNPDWNPAKPDPATSSAPYRVFNIGNNSPVELMHMIETLEKALGKTADKNMLPMQAGDVPATYADVDALTDAVGFKPETSIETGIGRFVEWYKAFYG; encoded by the coding sequence ATGTCCGACTTTGTCATTCCCGCAAATGAAACGGTTCTGGTTACCGGGGCTGCCGGTTTTATCGGATCGCATCTTTGCCAGAAACTGCTGGATCAGGGCAGCACCGTAATCGGGCTTGATAACGTCAACGATTATTATGACGTCACGCTGAAAGAAGCCCGGCTTGCACGGCTTGAAGGGCGGGACGGTTTCAAATTTGTCCGCATGAACCTTGAAGATCGCGACGGCATTGCTGACCTGTTCGCAACCGAGAAGCCAACCTATGTCGTCAACCTCGCGGCCCAGGCCGGGGTGCGTTACTCGCTCGAAAATCCGCATGCCTATATTGATGCCAACCTCGTTGGATTTACCAATATCCTTGAAGGTTGCCGTCATAATGGTGTGAAGCATCTGGTCTATGCCTCAAGCAGTTCGGTTTACGGCATGAATACCGAAATGCCGTTTTCGGTGCATCACAATGTCGATCACCCGATCAGTCTTTATGCCGCATCGAAAAAAGCCAACGAACTGATGGCGCATACCTACAGCCACCTTTACCGCTTGCCAACCACGGGCCTTCGTTTCTTTACGGTTTATGGTCCTTGGGGGCGGCCTGATATGGCGTTGTTCCTGTTTACCAAGGCCATTCTGGAAGGACGACCGATTGACGTCTTTAACGAAGGAAAAATGCGCCGCGACTTCACCTATATCGACGATATCGTCGAAGGTGTTCATCGCTGCATTTCAACCGTTGCTGCCCCTAATCCCGACTGGAACCCGGCCAAACCGGACCCGGCAACCAGTTCGGCGCCGTATCGCGTGTTCAATATCGGCAACAACAGCCCGGTAGAACTGATGCACATGATCGAAACGCTCGAAAAGGCACTGGGCAAAACGGCTGATAAAAACATGCTGCCGATGCAGGCGGGTGACGTTCCGGCGACCTATGCCGATGTCGATGCCCTGACCGATGCCGTCGGCTTCAAGCCGGAAACCTCGATTGAAACGGGGATTGGCCGCTTTGTTGAATGGTACAAAGCCTTTTACGGGTAA
- a CDS encoding response regulator: protein MTENRFRILLVEDNPGDAFLVKTLLEETGEQFGIEHRSDLASAMALLNDPSPDGQFDVVLLDLTLPDSSGVETIRRIRGCAHSAPVVVLTGHKDEELAFEALQHGAEDYLTKEFPDGRTIRRSIRYAIERSRAEQALKESEERYRKLVELAPELISVLSGEEITYINQQGVAILHGNDSSELVGRSFMEMVHPDSREIMSEYIARYAGGYTGRADFVIICRRGDGENVELEVSAIAFTHEGAPAMLMLAEDVTEKRKIERQLVQTSKLATLGEMAASVAHEMNQPLNVIRMAADTCALQYELEKVQPSFQRERLSLISGQTQRMAEIIRHLQIYSRPDEDDFELFDPMRAVTRAVDMIEHDCRLAGIVVDVVPSAQSCQVLGRQVQLEQVLVNMLTNARDAITENGDDTGGIGGLIRLTAMLDPDQEVLRIAINDNGGGIPEDAIGLIFHPFFTTKDVGKGTGLGLSVSYGIVEGMGGHIDVRNEGDGACFEIVLPATHIGETQGDENDPSDDAPLLPQQEKVPEARSRDLRIMVVDDEIDAMEIIAAYLEAQGFSVSAASDGEDALALAGVVQPDILITDIRMPQMDGNSLVRELRSRNPALPVIVMTGHPGDADRPTEDGDDAPVMVMAKPLDLKELLATLDEISEVVAG from the coding sequence ATGACCGAAAACCGGTTTCGCATCCTTCTGGTCGAAGATAATCCCGGCGATGCGTTTCTTGTAAAAACATTGCTGGAGGAAACCGGTGAGCAATTCGGTATCGAACATCGGTCCGATCTTGCTTCGGCCATGGCCCTGCTGAATGATCCGTCACCGGATGGACAGTTTGATGTTGTTCTGCTGGATTTGACGCTGCCCGATTCATCGGGGGTTGAGACCATCCGCCGAATTCGCGGCTGCGCGCATAGCGCACCGGTTGTTGTCCTGACCGGGCACAAGGACGAAGAACTTGCCTTTGAAGCCCTTCAGCACGGCGCAGAAGATTACCTGACCAAAGAATTCCCCGACGGCAGGACCATTCGCCGATCCATCCGTTATGCGATTGAACGGTCGCGTGCCGAGCAGGCTTTGAAGGAAAGCGAAGAACGGTATCGCAAGCTGGTGGAACTGGCACCGGAACTGATTTCGGTGCTGAGCGGTGAGGAAATTACCTATATCAACCAGCAGGGCGTTGCCATTCTGCATGGGAACGACAGTTCCGAACTGGTCGGGCGCAGCTTCATGGAGATGGTCCATCCCGACAGCCGCGAAATCATGAGCGAATATATTGCCCGTTACGCTGGCGGTTATACGGGGCGGGCGGATTTTGTCATCATCTGCCGACGGGGCGACGGCGAGAATGTCGAGCTTGAAGTATCCGCCATCGCCTTCACCCACGAAGGCGCGCCAGCCATGCTGATGCTGGCCGAGGATGTTACGGAAAAGCGCAAAATCGAACGGCAACTGGTTCAGACCTCCAAGCTGGCGACCCTTGGCGAGATGGCCGCATCCGTCGCCCATGAAATGAACCAGCCGCTTAATGTCATTCGGATGGCGGCTGATACCTGCGCGCTTCAATATGAACTTGAAAAGGTTCAACCCTCGTTTCAGAGAGAGCGACTGTCCCTGATCAGCGGGCAAACCCAGCGCATGGCCGAAATTATTCGACATTTGCAGATATACAGTCGGCCGGACGAGGATGATTTCGAGCTTTTCGACCCGATGCGGGCGGTCACCCGTGCAGTGGACATGATCGAGCATGATTGCCGTTTGGCGGGGATCGTGGTGGATGTCGTTCCATCGGCACAAAGTTGCCAGGTGCTTGGGCGACAGGTCCAGCTTGAACAGGTTCTGGTCAATATGTTGACCAATGCGCGTGATGCAATCACGGAAAACGGCGATGATACCGGCGGGATTGGCGGGCTCATTCGATTAACAGCCATGCTTGATCCCGATCAGGAAGTGCTTCGAATTGCGATTAATGACAATGGCGGCGGCATCCCCGAGGACGCCATTGGCCTTATTTTCCATCCGTTCTTTACGACCAAGGATGTCGGAAAGGGAACGGGGCTTGGCCTTTCGGTAAGCTATGGCATCGTCGAGGGAATGGGCGGGCATATTGATGTTCGCAATGAAGGAGACGGTGCCTGTTTCGAGATTGTTCTGCCTGCGACGCATATCGGCGAAACGCAGGGGGATGAAAATGATCCGTCTGATGATGCCCCGTTATTGCCTCAGCAGGAAAAAGTTCCGGAGGCAAGGTCGCGCGATTTGCGGATCATGGTTGTCGATGATGAAATTGATGCGATGGAGATCATCGCAGCCTATCTCGAAGCGCAGGGATTCTCGGTTTCGGCGGCAAGCGACGGCGAAGATGCGCTTGCACTGGCCGGTGTTGTGCAGCCCGACATTCTGATCACCGATATCCGGATGCCACAGATGGATGGCAATAGTCTGGTTCGGGAACTGCGTTCACGCAATCCCGCTTTGCCGGTGATCGTTATGACCGGTCATCCGGGGGATGCCGACAGACCGACAGAGGATGGGGATGATGCGCCGGTCATGGTGATGGCAAAGCCGCTTGATTTAAAAGAGCTTCTGGCAACGCTTGATGAAATTTCCGAAGTCGTTGCGGGTTGA
- a CDS encoding response regulator, which yields MNILLADDHDLVRDGITSFLKTAAPEVEIAQAKDFAEALSIVDGDTPVELTILDLNMPGMNGLSGLTVMRQKHPEIPVVILSGSVKRSDVLNALEHGASGYLPKTLSGKSLINALRLIMSGEKYIPSALLEDDGSNTRPGEIDLDGLAPDNPLRQLTNREREVLALLTKGLSNKEIAKQLTVREITVKVHLTGIFKKLGAANRTQAVKIAMQLGWEA from the coding sequence ATGAACATCCTGCTAGCGGACGACCATGACCTCGTTAGAGACGGGATCACATCCTTTCTGAAAACGGCGGCGCCAGAAGTCGAAATTGCCCAGGCAAAAGACTTTGCCGAAGCACTTTCCATCGTCGATGGCGATACGCCGGTCGAACTGACGATCCTAGATCTCAACATGCCAGGCATGAACGGGCTTTCGGGCCTGACCGTAATGCGGCAGAAACATCCGGAAATTCCGGTCGTCATTTTGTCGGGATCGGTCAAACGCAGCGATGTGCTCAATGCACTTGAACATGGTGCGTCGGGCTATTTGCCCAAAACGTTGTCTGGCAAGTCGCTGATCAATGCGCTCCGCCTGATCATGTCAGGGGAAAAATACATTCCGTCGGCACTTCTGGAAGATGATGGCAGCAACACCCGTCCGGGTGAAATTGATCTGGATGGGCTTGCTCCTGATAATCCCCTGCGTCAACTGACCAATCGGGAACGTGAAGTTCTGGCCCTGCTGACCAAAGGTCTGTCCAACAAGGAAATCGCCAAACAGCTTACGGTCCGCGAAATCACGGTGAAGGTTCACCTGACCGGCATTTTCAAAAAGCTTGGTGCCGCGAACCGTACACAGGCGGTTAAAATAGCCATGCAGCTTGGCTGGGAAGCCTGA
- a CDS encoding YkvA family protein gives MAKPTVWAIIPNLLRSLFRPDVPLRSKILLLAGIIYLVSPIDLLPDVIAGIGWIDDLVIVPLLGWLSYKSLPPSIKSDMASDNLETPAKSRKWLYLLILILVLTGIVMLTGPDDSFLKTSSAG, from the coding sequence ATGGCCAAACCGACTGTCTGGGCGATTATTCCCAATTTGTTGCGCAGCCTGTTTCGACCGGATGTGCCACTGCGAAGCAAGATCCTGTTGCTGGCCGGGATTATCTATCTCGTTAGCCCGATTGACCTGTTGCCCGATGTCATTGCCGGTATTGGCTGGATTGATGATCTTGTTATCGTGCCCCTGTTGGGATGGCTTTCATATAAAAGCCTGCCGCCATCCATAAAATCGGATATGGCATCCGACAATCTTGAGACGCCGGCAAAGTCTCGTAAATGGTTGTATCTTCTGATTTTGATCCTGGTTCTGACTGGCATTGTTATGCTCACAGGGCCCGATGATAGCTTCCTGAAAACTTCGTCTGCTGGTTAA